In the genome of Paenibacillus pabuli, the window TTGATCCGAGCGATCTCGTCTACCCGGATGTCATTCGATATAACTCTTATGACGGATTGGAGATCGAAGCACTTTTTTTCAAAGCGAAGCCGGAACAGGCTAATGGTTACACGGTATTTTGGCCGCATGGCGGGCCGCAGGCATCAGAAGCGAAATTCTTCCGTCCGATGTTCCAAATGATGCTGGCACAGGGTTATCATATTTTTGCTCCGAACTTTCGGGGAAGCACTGGCTATGGCGCCGAGTTTGGTAAAATGGTCGAAAGGGACTGGGGCGAAGGGCCAAGGCTGGACTGTGTGGCTGGTATTAACTGGCTGTTTGACGAGGGAATCTCATCACCGGATCGCCTGTTCGTGGTAGGGGGCAGTTACGGCGGATATATGACCTTGCTGCTGGCAGGGCGTCACCCAGAGTTGTTCCGCGCTGCGGTCGATATTTTTGGACCGAGCAACCTGTTTACCTTCCTGGAATCCGTACCAGAAGACTGGAAACCGATGATGGACAACTGGCTGGGTGATCCGGTCCGGGACCGTGAACGCTTAACGAAGGATTCACCGATTACGTATCTCGACCAGATGGTCAACCCGATGCTGGTCATTCAAGGGGCCAATGATCCAAGGGTTGTCAAGGCGGAATCCGATCAGATCGTGGCCGCGCTGCAGGGGAAAGGGGTAGACGTCGAGTATATCGTTCTGGATGATGAAGGCCATGGCTTCTCCAGAAAAACGAATGAGATTCTTGTTTACCGACGGATGCTGGAATTTTTGCAGAAACATCAGGAAGTGCCGGTTGCACAACCGTAATTCATATGAGTGTATGACCGAATTAAATGTATCGATGTGTGAAGAAACCGCCAGGAGGAGAGAGTAGTCTCTTCTTTCTGGCGGTTTTTGGTATGCTAGTCCAACAAAGCAATAACCGAATCCATGTAATGCTCCGCCCAATGTGCAAAAGGCATATCTGCTGGCCAGGTCACTTGGCCTGTTGCTTTGCATTCACCCCATAACAAAATGCGTTGATAAAGCAGATGCACCCTAAGACGTGTGGCAAAGTGCTGGCATCGCTCCGTATCTGCTGCGCAGACAACATCCCGATAACCATGAAGGAATCGTTTGGCAAGCTCGGGTTGGCCTTCGCGTATATACATGGCTACCATTTTGGTTAGGTCAGCTGTGCCATCTCCAAAATAGGCCGTCGTAAAATCAAACAGACCACTAATCTCCCAGTCGGAAGCAAGGCTTCCATTCTTCTGAATCACAAAGTTCTCGACCTTAAAATCCCCCATCACAAATCCGGGAACAGGCATGGAGTGAAAAGCAAGTTCGGCTTGTCTCAATTGTTCATCTACCCACTGTATATCGTCGTCTGTTATCACGGAGTACTTGGCTGCATCCTGCAGCCAGTGATGGATTGTCCCATAGAGCCAGTCCAGATATTTGCCCGCAAAGGGAACAATCTGCTTCGCTACAGGATCATACTCTCCCGCGTCAGGGACCTTCCAACGGTGCAGTTCTGCCAAGGAGTGGGCAAGCATCGTAGCGATATTCTCCTGATCCTCCTGTGACAGAGAAGCCTGTAATGACAGATCATGCAGATGCATTCCAGGTAATCGGGGCATGATGGCGCAGCTCCAGCCCAGTAGAGCGGTATCTTCATGCAGCAAATATGGATCAGGCACAGGAATGCTGGTGTGTGTTTTCAACTGCTCAACGAAGAATTGCTCTTCCTGGAGTTGTCCTGCATATAATGGATTGCCTTTCAAAATATATTCTCCCTCTGAAGAGCGAATATAAAGTGTCTGACCCATTACACCCTCTTCGGTTCGCTTATAATCGATAAGTGTACCCAGATTGAAATCATGAAGCACCTTTTGCAAGGATGCTTGCTCAATCTCACCAAGTTTATTGGAGCCGAAATAAATACGAGTTGTCATATGCTCCTCCTGCGGTCTCAGTCTTCATCCTCGTCTTCAGACAGATCAAACGTGTCGGCATCAACTAGTCCACGAATAAAAGTCTCAAAATTGGGTGCCAAATATGTAATCTCATAATCGTCTTCCTGATCCACATGAACCACGGCAGGTTCGCCCTCAGGGCCGCAGAATCGATAATCCAGCATCACCACATCATGTCCGGCAGACGGACAATCGCAGATGACGATACCGAGATCAGGGTATCCCCAATCTTCGATCATGAACCGACTTCCGAACTCTCCTCCAATGGAGTACATCTTCTCCCAGCCGATCCCCATAATACTAGAAATCTCAATATGATCCTCAGCCCAGGAAGTTGCTTTTTCGGTCGGGAACACAGTTCGTGTAGGGATTCCGCCGTTTTGGGTATTCATAAGCTGAATATAGGAAGTGGGGAGCTTGTAACCCAATTCGTGTTCAATCGATACAATCGTGGCTTCGTCAAAGGGAGCTGACACATGGTTATCTCGTGCATAATCACTCTGCTCCCAGAATGTCGCTGGGTCGTACGTTCCTGAAGCAGCACGAAGATGGTTCAACGTGCCACGCTGCTCCCATTCTGTCACTTGTTCTTCATGGCGTTGTCGATCCCGCCGCATCTTCTCGGCGAAAGGTCGAACCTGACTTAGAAATTCAAGGGTTGATTCATCATGTGGCTGAAGTTCGTTAGCTCTCTCAAAAGCCAGTAGTGCTTGTTCATAGTTGGCGATATAACAGTACGCGTACCCTAAGCGATATTGCCAGAGCGGGTCGTTTACCCCTTGCTCCTCGACAGACAACAAATGTTGAACGGCTTCGCGGTAACGTGCATCATTGTTATACGCTCTGGCGAGTTGTCCAATTAGCTCATAATCTCGCTCTGATTCAGGGATTTGTTGAATACGTTTAATAATGAGACCGAACTGGTCCTGTTCATGCCATTTGTTTAGTTGTTCCAGAAGTTCTCTTTCCATCACTACGCCTCATTTCAATAGGGGAATGTGAACCTATTTCCATTATATCTTACAAGCTGGCAGGATGGATGGGTACAGTATCCTATCCATTTGTATAGAAAAAACACTCCCACAAGCAGAAAGCCATCAAGACATTTCAACAAGGGGAGTGTTTGTGTATTTTTACAAATCGTCAAATCCGTTATCATCGCCGACCTTGCCGTAGTTACGGGACTTGGCTTCGAAGAAGTCTGTTTTGGTAGCATTCAATGCTTCGTCGGAGAAAGGTTTGATCCAAGGCATGCAGTTCACATCTACGCCTTCGTAGGCTTTTTCCATACCCATCAAACGCAAACGTTTGTTAGCGATATATTTGATATAGTCTTCCAACTCGTTCAGGTCAATCCCGCGTACGTTGCTGAGTGTGTAGTGTGCCCAGTTCGTTTCAAGTTCAACGGCACGATTGATCGTAGTGTACACATAGTCCATGTTCTCTGGTGTGTTCAGTTCAGGGAAGTCTACCAGCAGCTGTTTGAATACTTCAGCGAAGAAGTAACAGTGCTGATTCTCATCGCGCTGAATATAAGAGATCATTTGGCTGGTTGCCATCATCTTCTGGTCACGGGCCAGGTTATAGAAGAAGGCAAATGTACTGTAGAAGAAAATGCCTTCAAGTACCAGATCAGCTACCATCGCCTGGAAGAACGTCTGTGGAGACGGATTATCCCGGAAGGTTTGGTAGATATCAGCGATGAAGCGGTTGCGGTCAAGCAGAACCGGATCATGTTTCCAATATTCAAAAATTTCCTTTTGCTCCCGATCGGATACGATGGAGGACAGGACGTACGAGTACGATTGGTTGTGTACAACTTCCTGTTGTCCGATAATTGCCGAGATCGCTTCCAGAGAGGAATCCGTGAAATAACGTTTCACGTCACCTACAAACATGGTTTGCATGGAGTCCAATACAGCGAGCAGTGAAATGTTGACTTTAAATGTACGCTGTTCTTCCGGGTCCAATTGGGCAAATTGGGAAGCATCTTTGGACATTGGAATTTCATCAGCGATCCAGTGGTTGAGCAGCAGGACTTTGTACAGTTTGTACATATGAGGCATACGAATATCGTTCCAGTTCAGAATGCCTGAGCATTCCCCTTCAATGATACGGGTAGACTGGTTAGGCGCTTCGGTATTGAAAATTTTCTGCAATTGCATAATCCGTTCACTCCTTGAATGAATTTACACTGTATAACTACGATGACAGAATAACCTTCCGATCGCTGTTATCCCCAGATTTCTTTAACTCCTTTTCTAAATGGGAGAAATCCGGTGATAAAGGCGAGCGCTTCGCTTCTCCAGCTTTTTTCTGTCCTCTCCGTTATCGTGTAATATTATTTCAACCTATATTAGGGGCTGTAAAATGGCATCTATATCAACATCTTCTGATGTTGTGATCGTGTTTTGGGCAAAAAAGTACCAGGGCAATGCCATTTTGCAATCAAAACAGAATGCCCTGGTGGTCATCGTAAATCTAGTGAGCTTTCAGCATCACGTTACACATTAGCTTGCGCAAGAATCGCATTCTTCAATAGTTAATGCCCGGCTGCGGACATAATAAGTCGATTTGATGCCGGCTCTCCAGGCGTGCAGATGCAGTTCCAGGAATTCCGTTGCTTTGATATCTGGACGAACATACAAGTTAAAGCTTTGACCCTGATCGACGTGGCGTTGACGGGCAGCAGCCATATTAATGGAAGCATGTTGATCCACCATGAATGCTGTTTTGTAATACCAGATTGTTTTTTCGGACAGGTCAGGTGCCGGGTTGGCAATCTTGTATGTCGTTTTCTCTTCATAAGACAACAGTTCGTAGAGCGGATCAATGCTGGCTGTCGAACCCGCAATGATGGATGTTGAACCATTTGGTGCAATGGCGAACAACCAGGCGTTACGTACACCGTTTTGTTGTACTTGGGCTTGCAGTTCTTTCCATTGTTCCGTTGTAACGAATTCGCCTACGCGCTCACCTGTTGTGTAATCCCGTTGGTCGAAGTATTTGCCTGTTTGCCAATCGGAGCCTTGGAATTTCGGATAATGTCCTTTTTCCTTGGACAGCTCCATGCTGGCTTTCACGAGCAGATAGTTGATTTTTTCATACAGATTATCGTTATATGTGACTGCTTCTTCGGATTCCCAACGAATGCCTTCAAGAGCAAGCAGGTGATGGAGTCCAAATGTTCCCAGACCAACTGCACGGTACTGACTGTTGGTGTATTGGGCTTGAAGCACTTCAATGTTGTTGATGTCGATTACGTTGTCCAGCATACGAACCTGAATCGGTACCAGACGCTCCAATACATTATGAGGTACAGCGCGTGCCAAGTGAATGGAGTTCAGGTTGCAGACTACGAAATCGCCCGGCACTTTGGAAATCACGATGCGAGTTTGTCCATCTTTGGTAACGAGTTCTTCCTTTTCGACTACCGTTGCAGACTGGTTCTGCATGATTTCGGTACAAAGGTTGGAAGAATACACCATACCGTGTGCACTGTTCGGGTTCGCTCGGTTGACAGTATCCCGGTAGAACATGTAAGGCGTACCCGTTTCCAGTTGGGACTTCATGACACGTTTCATGATGTCAATGGCCTGAACTGTGATTCGGGACAGCAGCGGGTGATTCACCGCTTCCTCATATTTCTCACGGAACGTGCCTTCGCCTACGGACTCATCATAGAAATCTTCCAGCCCGAGTGCACGACCGTTCTCGTCTTTCCAGCCCATCACTTTTTTCGTTTCATGCGGGCAGAACAGGCTCCACTCGCCGCGGCTGGCTACTCGCTCCATGAACAGGTCAGGCAGGCAAATGCCGTGGAATACGTCATGCGCACGCATCCTCTCGTCACCATTGTTCAGCTTCAGATCGAGGAAGGCCAGAATGTCTTTATGGAAAACGTCCAGATAAACAGCGATCGCACCTTTACGTGTTCCAAGCTGGTCTACGCTGACCGCAGTATTATTGAGTTGGCGAATCCAAGGGATTACGCCAGAGCTTGTATTTTTGTGACCCCGGATGTCCGAACCGCGAGCTCTGACTTTACCGAGGTATACGCCGATGCCGCCGCCCATTTTGCTGAGACGTGCTACATCTGTGTTGGAATCAAAGATGCCCTCAAGGGAATCATCCACGGTATCAATGAAGCAGCTGGAGAGTTGTCCAGCCACTTTTTTGCCCGCATTGGACATCGTAGGTGTAGCTGCTGTCATGTACATGTTGCTCATTGCCCAGTAAGCTTCCTTAACGAGATCCATACGTCTCTCAGCAGGCTCCTGGTGCATCAGGTACATCGCGATAACCATGTAACGCTCTTGAGGCAGTTCCATGACTTTTCCGTCAAAATCATGAGCAAGGTAACGTTCTGCCAGTGTGAGCAAGCCGATGTAGTCGAACAACAGATCGTTGCGGTAGTCGATGCATTCAGCAAGTTCGTCGATCTGCTCTTTGGTGTAACATTCCAGCAGCTCTTCACGGTAGATGCCTTTCTTCACAAGATCTACAAGAAGCGGGTGGAACGCGCCGTAAGGCTCTTCCGGGTAAGATTTGTATCTGCGGTTGGTTGCCGCTTTCTTGTAAAGGGAAGTAAGCAGGGAGCGTGCCGCTGCAAATTTCCAGTTAGGCTCTTCCTTCGTTACCAGTTCCAGTGCGCTCATCATAAAAGCGTTGCTGATCTCGTCTCCGGTAACTTCGTCACGACGGAGCTTGCTGTTTACCCCGCGTACCAGACGTTCCTTGTCCAGCATGTCCAGTCCTTCCAGAATACGATCTGCATATACCGAGATGCGCATATCATCAAAGGCAAGCTGGCGGTTGTTCGGCTTGGTCACAACTTGTGGCATGAATATTCCTCGCTTTCGCATGTTTAAGAGATAAATTGGAGAAATTCTTATATAAAGAATTGAGTGTCTTCTTACGGTGAGATAAAGATATAAGCTGCATATTGCGGACTGAACGGCGGTGATAGCGAGTCAATATAAGACATAAAAGGGTTATTATGTAAACTTTTGTCTGTGGCAGACACGCCTGTATTTAGAGGGTACCGGTGCAGTCCAAATAGCCCCGTTAACCTCCGAGCCAAGTCTGTTTCGAGAAAGCGATTTACACCTACAGGGACGTGCCTTTGGAGGTGATTTCATCCTGTTTTTCGCGAGATTCCAGAAGATGACTAATAGAAGTGGGGTAATTCAATTTCACTACATTTTGTTGCTGTTCCCATACTTTAACCCAACATATAGTGTTTGTAAACAGGGTCAACACAGTGAAACGTAATTCCGAGTATACCATTTAAGCTGAGATTCCGCAAAGGAAAAGGACTGGAAGATTTGAAGATTTATCAAAAAAAATTTTTGGCCAAATCAGATGACGTCATCACGTCAGTTTGAATTGTAACTCCTTCAACTGGTAGAATAAAAACAGGCATAATCGACCAAAAATGAGCGGCACCGGCAACTTGCGGGGCCCAAGGGAGGCGTAGTGAAATGGCAATAGCAGAAGTGACCGTAATTCCAATTGGCACCGGGACAACCAGCTTGAGCAGTTATGTGGCAGACATGCAGAAAGTGTTGGAAAACCAGCGGGGCATTACATATCAGTTGACCTCCATGAGTACCATTATCGAAGGCCCGCTCAATGAAGTATTTACATCAATTGCGGCTCTGCATGAAGCTCCGTTTCTATCGGGAGCCCAGCGTGTCTCGACCTCGGTCAAGATCGACGATCGTCGTGACAAACCGGATGCCTCCAGTGTGCAGAAGCTGCAATCTGTTCAGGACCGACTGGCATCACGCCAGGCGCGACCGAGCTGACCGGAAGTCAGCTGATTGAGAGAATGGTCTTATACAATGTACTGCAAGTCCGTAGTTCGGGGCTTGCAGTTTTTTGCATCTCATTAATGCAAAGAGAAAGACAATATGTTGTCTTCGACGGTATACCTGCCCAATTTTCACCAGAGCCCGGTCTAACGTGTGGTTTTTGCATATAGTGAACTGTACCTCAAATAAAAGGAGGGTTTTCAATGAGTGGAGTAGTTGGAGGAGTAGGTTACGGTGTTGGCGGAGCATGGACATCCACTGGTGCCATCTTGGTTCTGTTCATTCTTCTCGTTATCATCACTAAATCTTTCTGGGTATAATTTGTGGAACTCCGCCGGGTAACCGGTGGGGTTTTTAAGTTGAGGACAAGCCTATAGGAATAGTGAAAACGCCTATTTTGTCAGAGAAGGGCCATAGCCCGGTCCAGAGGTAGGCATAATACATAGCTTAGGGGTGTAGGCAAATGCTAAGGAGGAATGAACAATGAGCGAAGTAAAACCGAATTCACCGAACGGACAGGGACACGTATACGGATACGTGGGAGGTTATGAGCAAATGCATGGATACACAGGTCATGAAATGTATGGGTACGGGTATGGATGTGGAACAATGCCAATGGGATATGGTTACGGGTATGCCAATCATGCTCCAATGCTGCATGGTTATCACAAGGGTTGTGGAACTTCTTATGGATACAGCGGGGGAAGCTGGGGATCCATGGGTACGATTCTCGTACTGTTCATTCTTCTGGTCATTATTTCCAAAACAATGTTTATCTAATTCGCAACAGCAGCTGGTTGAGGGAGTTGAATCATACAACTCCGTTGAAAGGCGCCGAGATTGTATCGGTGCCTTTTGGCTGTCCGGGCACGTTTTACTTAAAAGTGAACATGGAAAAACACCCGGAACCCAATTCCGGGTGCTTTGTGTATGTTTTCAATCTTCTCAAGAATAAGTGATATCCAAAACAACAAAAGCCCTACCTCTCTTTTGTCCTTGCGGCTCCGATGACCGCGCCAGTGTGAATGGGAACATCTTGTGAAACTCTGTAATACCGGGTTATTGTGATTCAGGTTCTTCAATCTTCATAGGGTTAATGTGCATATTTGCTGCGGTCGCAGCATGAAGAAAATATTCCGGGGTTTAAAGAAGACAGAAAATCATATGAGGTTGTTTAAAAACCAACTTTTAGAGTATACCACAGGATGTAATTTTTTGCAATAAAAAGGAAGGTTGAAGTTTTTTTTTGAAAACAATTGCGAAAACAACTCATTTTTTTCTTCATCTAGGTAATCCTCTTCAAATGATTCTGCGTAGTTTATAATATGAGGGAAGATACGGAAAGGGGCCCTCGAATGACTGAATCAATAGAGGACAGCAGGTTAATGCGGCAGATTGCGGAACGAGATGCTTCCGCGCTGGAGCTTTTATACGACCGCTACGAGCGGGCGGTGTACTCTTTTGCTTATCGGATTGTTGGTGATCCAATGACAGCAGAAGAGACTGTCCAGGAACTATTTCTGCGGGTCTGGAACAATGCTGAACGATATGAGGCCTCTCAGGGGAAGCTGACCACGTGGATGTTCGCCATTACGCGTAACATAGCAGTGGACATGCTGAGGCGAAAATCCAAAGGCGCAGCTACGACATCAGTGGAGAATGAAGCACTGGCGGCATTTGCCGATGAACATACAAATACAGAAGACGAAATAGAACGCAAGTGGGAGGGTATCCGAATCAAGAAGGCCTTGTCCCAGTTAAACGGTGACCAGCAGCAGGTTATTGAATCGATCTATTTTGCAGGCTTAACGCAACAGGAGGTATCCAGCAGATTCGGGATTCCGTTGGGTACGGTAAAGAGCCGTGTCAGGCTTGCAATGCGACAGCTTCAGAAGCTGCTCGCCGATGCTGAATTGCATCCGGATGCGGAAAGGGAGGGCATACATCCATGATAGA includes:
- a CDS encoding phosphotransferase family protein: MTTRIYFGSNKLGEIEQASLQKVLHDFNLGTLIDYKRTEEGVMGQTLYIRSSEGEYILKGNPLYAGQLQEEQFFVEQLKTHTSIPVPDPYLLHEDTALLGWSCAIMPRLPGMHLHDLSLQASLSQEDQENIATMLAHSLAELHRWKVPDAGEYDPVAKQIVPFAGKYLDWLYGTIHHWLQDAAKYSVITDDDIQWVDEQLRQAELAFHSMPVPGFVMGDFKVENFVIQKNGSLASDWEISGLFDFTTAYFGDGTADLTKMVAMYIREGQPELAKRFLHGYRDVVCAADTERCQHFATRLRVHLLYQRILLWGECKATGQVTWPADMPFAHWAEHYMDSVIALLD
- a CDS encoding SMI1/KNR4 family protein, translated to MERELLEQLNKWHEQDQFGLIIKRIQQIPESERDYELIGQLARAYNNDARYREAVQHLLSVEEQGVNDPLWQYRLGYAYCYIANYEQALLAFERANELQPHDESTLEFLSQVRPFAEKMRRDRQRHEEQVTEWEQRGTLNHLRAASGTYDPATFWEQSDYARDNHVSAPFDEATIVSIEHELGYKLPTSYIQLMNTQNGGIPTRTVFPTEKATSWAEDHIEISSIMGIGWEKMYSIGGEFGSRFMIEDWGYPDLGIVICDCPSAGHDVVMLDYRFCGPEGEPAVVHVDQEDDYEITYLAPNFETFIRGLVDADTFDLSEDEDED
- a CDS encoding ribonucleotide-diphosphate reductase subunit beta, with protein sequence MQLQKIFNTEAPNQSTRIIEGECSGILNWNDIRMPHMYKLYKVLLLNHWIADEIPMSKDASQFAQLDPEEQRTFKVNISLLAVLDSMQTMFVGDVKRYFTDSSLEAISAIIGQQEVVHNQSYSYVLSSIVSDREQKEIFEYWKHDPVLLDRNRFIADIYQTFRDNPSPQTFFQAMVADLVLEGIFFYSTFAFFYNLARDQKMMATSQMISYIQRDENQHCYFFAEVFKQLLVDFPELNTPENMDYVYTTINRAVELETNWAHYTLSNVRGIDLNELEDYIKYIANKRLRLMGMEKAYEGVDVNCMPWIKPFSDEALNATKTDFFEAKSRNYGKVGDDNGFDDL
- a CDS encoding ribonucleoside-diphosphate reductase subunit alpha, yielding MPQVVTKPNNRQLAFDDMRISVYADRILEGLDMLDKERLVRGVNSKLRRDEVTGDEISNAFMMSALELVTKEEPNWKFAAARSLLTSLYKKAATNRRYKSYPEEPYGAFHPLLVDLVKKGIYREELLECYTKEQIDELAECIDYRNDLLFDYIGLLTLAERYLAHDFDGKVMELPQERYMVIAMYLMHQEPAERRMDLVKEAYWAMSNMYMTAATPTMSNAGKKVAGQLSSCFIDTVDDSLEGIFDSNTDVARLSKMGGGIGVYLGKVRARGSDIRGHKNTSSGVIPWIRQLNNTAVSVDQLGTRKGAIAVYLDVFHKDILAFLDLKLNNGDERMRAHDVFHGICLPDLFMERVASRGEWSLFCPHETKKVMGWKDENGRALGLEDFYDESVGEGTFREKYEEAVNHPLLSRITVQAIDIMKRVMKSQLETGTPYMFYRDTVNRANPNSAHGMVYSSNLCTEIMQNQSATVVEKEELVTKDGQTRIVISKVPGDFVVCNLNSIHLARAVPHNVLERLVPIQVRMLDNVIDINNIEVLQAQYTNSQYRAVGLGTFGLHHLLALEGIRWESEEAVTYNDNLYEKINYLLVKASMELSKEKGHYPKFQGSDWQTGKYFDQRDYTTGERVGEFVTTEQWKELQAQVQQNGVRNAWLFAIAPNGSTSIIAGSTASIDPLYELLSYEEKTTYKIANPAPDLSEKTIWYYKTAFMVDQHASINMAAARQRHVDQGQSFNLYVRPDIKATEFLELHLHAWRAGIKSTYYVRSRALTIEECDSCAS
- a CDS encoding MTH1187 family thiamine-binding protein — encoded protein: MAIAEVTVIPIGTGTTSLSSYVADMQKVLENQRGITYQLTSMSTIIEGPLNEVFTSIAALHEAPFLSGAQRVSTSVKIDDRRDKPDASSVQKLQSVQDRLASRQARPS
- a CDS encoding YjcZ family sporulation protein is translated as MSGVVGGVGYGVGGAWTSTGAILVLFILLVIITKSFWV
- a CDS encoding RNA polymerase sigma factor; its protein translation is MTESIEDSRLMRQIAERDASALELLYDRYERAVYSFAYRIVGDPMTAEETVQELFLRVWNNAERYEASQGKLTTWMFAITRNIAVDMLRRKSKGAATTSVENEALAAFADEHTNTEDEIERKWEGIRIKKALSQLNGDQQQVIESIYFAGLTQQEVSSRFGIPLGTVKSRVRLAMRQLQKLLADAELHPDAEREGIHP